The following nucleotide sequence is from Alteromonas sp. V450.
AGGGAAAAGTATCGATATACAAACGAAATTAAATGGCAACGTGCTCATCAGAAAAATAACATTGATTTTTACAAAGAGCTTGCCGATGTATTTTTCAAACACGCGTGGCTGGCTTTTCATTGCATAGTTATTAGAAAAGGATTGGTAGATAAATCATTTCATGACGGTGACTACGACCTTGCAATGCGAAAACACTTCACAACTCTTATTTCTTCAAAAATAAAAGCAGTTAAAAAAGCACATCCTAATCAGTTATCAGAATTTCGAGTCGAAGTCGACCCATTACCGTCGCGATACAATAAGGCTGACGAAGCGTTTCATACAATCGCTAACAATATCCTAAAACAAGAATTAGGCGGTGATGCTCTGATTCAAACAGTTGTGACTAAAGACTCAAAAGATTCTCAGCAAATACAGCTGGCTGACTTTCTGTTGGGAGCAGTTATGAGCGCGTTTCAAGGAAAAGTAACCTCTGATAGAAAGCGAGATATGGCGAATCATATTGCATCATATTTAGGCTGGGACTCGCTCAAACACGACACTTGGGACTATGAGCGAAAATTTAATATTTGGTATTTTCATGATATCAGGCGAGATCAACGTGAAATTCATACGAAGAATGTAGAGCTGAGATATCCGCTCCCTGCAAAATCACTTAAGTGAAGTAGAAAAAAAGAATGAAAAAAAGTAACCACCAAGGAAAGGTGTTAAAAGATCATAAAAAAGTGGGCAAAAAGTTCATCCCCCCTTTAATGCAAATCGACAAGATGAGAGAAACATCGTTTGTAAACGACCGGCTTCCGTGCTTAATTTGGATGTCGTCATTATATCTTCGTCTTGGCGATAGGAATGCAACTAAAGTCATTGTTGATTTTATTGATACTGCGTATAACTGCTTTGAGGGTGAAAAAATTGCGCCGCTTCAATACATGGGTAGCTATACAACTCTGTCAGATTCAAAAAAGAATGAATTGTATGAGACATTAAGAACGAAACCATATTTCAACGACGTTTTAAGTAATCTCGAACATCAGTATCTGACTAGTCCTGAAATAGGTTGACACTTATTTCGGTTAAAACGCCCGATGTATTTCATCGGGCGTTTTGTATTTAAGGGCCTGATGTGGCCGCCTACCATTATAGATTGCTATTGACTCTGCAACCATCTTTCTCGCTTCTTCTAAATCTCGTGGCTTATGGAGTAAGTATTCATTTTTAAGAATACCGTTTATTCGCTCTGCAAGGGCGTTTTGATAGCAGTCGTAGCCATCTGTCATCGAGCACTGTACATCATGTTTTCTATGGAGTTTTTGATACTCTTCTGAACAATACTGTATACCTCTGTCTGAGTGATGCACGAGCTTTTCTTTTGTACTTTTTTGTTTAAGCGCTCGAGTAAATGCTTGCTTTACTGACTGCGTTCGCATGTTATCGTCAACCTGATAGCCCACAATCTTCCGCGAATAAGCATCTGTAATGAGACTTACATAACTCTCTCCACTTCGCGTCGGTAAGTACGTGATATCCGCTACCCAAAGCTGATTGGGCTTCTCTGCTTTGAAACCCGCTTTAATGAGATTAGGGTGACGACGGAACCGATGATGGCTGTTGGTTGTTTTGTGATACGCGCGCTTTGTCGGCACCAATAGCCGCTTTTCTCTCAGTAAATTAAAGAGATGGTCTCTCCCGATATCCATTTTTTCGAGCGCAAGCAGATACTGTAGTTTCCGAGTGCCGATGCGAGGTTGCATCATTCGCTCCTGACGGACGAACTGAATGACTTGACCTTCAAGCGCTTCGCGCTTGAGTGAGCGAGCGCAGTATTGGTAGTAAGCCTGACGAGAAATCTTCAGGTAACGACAGGCTTTGGCAACGGACACTCCGCCTATCACTTTTTCTTGGATGACTTTCTTTTGCGCTTTTTTACAACGCTTACTCCATAGTCACTTTCAAGGACATTTACAACGGCTTCAAAGAAATCAGCTTTCATTTTTGTATCAGCAAGCTCTTTCTCTAGCGCTTTAATTCGCTGTTCGGGGGTGAGTTCTGCTTTGGGTTTATCCACGACGTGGCCTCGCGTTAGAAACTTCGGTGTTCCATCCGTCCAATCTAAACGACCGTGCTTACGAAGCCAAACTAAAACAGTTGAGCAACCTTGTATTCCGTAGTGATCTTGAGCCTGCCTGTAGGTGAACTCGCCTTTTTCAACTTGGTCTACAACAGCCAATTTAAAAGCGAGGGAATAATCACGTTGAGTTCTTCTGCTATTTGATTTCATTACACTCTCCAAAATAAGTTTGAAAAGTGTCAACGCTATTTAGGATGGGTCAATCACTTATTAAAGAGCTATCCATTAGCGTTTCTTTTTTCTGAGCACCAGTATGGTATTGACCGTGAAGATGCCATTGAAATGCTGAAAGAGGATGTAGAGGCGCTTTTGGATAGACTGTCATCAAAAGCGACCAAAGTTCAGGTTACTGCGGTTTACGCAGAGATAATATCTGGGCGAATGAAAATTTCTGCTCATATCGACTTGCCTGACTTCAATGCAATATTCAAAGCGCCAGAGTCTGATGATGCAAAGCGTGTTGCAAGTTTTGCTCGCGCTCATATCAACGGATTTGCAGCAGCTTCTTTTTTGAAAGAAATAGGGGTTCCTGAAAACAATTGGCCAGAGACTTTTTGGAATGAGGCTTTTGATTTAGATGGATGCGACAATGGATATTGAAGAATTAGTAAGTGGCTACGTCGATTATCTAGTGGACAGTTTCGATGAAGTTTGGACTAAAGTTAAAATTCCCGCGGATAAACTGGAGGCATTATCTGCCATTGGTGGTCTTTTATCTCGACAAATTACTCTCTCCATCGAGTTGGCTCAAGCTCCCTCAACATGGAACGGACATTCTGCACCATTATTCTTACGCTCTATGACCGATTTATATATCACGCTTGCGTGGATGATGGATGATTTGGAAGAGCGACCCCATAAATACATTATGCATGGTCTGGGTGAAGCAAAGTTACTTATCGAACACTACAAGCTCCTGTTAGAAAAGGAGGAATATCAAGAAGACAAAGAAGATCTTCAACAAATGATAGAGTTTAGAGAGCATTGGATTAATTCACAACGCAATGAATTTTTTGTCGAAGTGGATGTTGGAACGTGGTCGAATTTAAATTGTAGGAAAATGGCGCAAGAGGCAGATTGCGAAGACCTTTATAATTTTGCTTACACGCCCTTTAGCCAAGTGGCGCATAGCATGTGGCCCCATGTTTCAGTTTACAATATGACTCGTTGCAAAAATCCACTACATAAGCACCACTTGATTCCTGCTCTACTAGACGTGCCGCTCGACCCCGACTACTTGTATAGATCCTGCAAATACGTTGACAAGACTTATCGGTTGTTTGAAAAGCACTTTGAAGTATCAATAAAACTAATGCCGCTCGATTGGTGGAACAACTATTGGGAATCTATTCCAATAGAAGAAGATGTAAAGTAGCGCCTTTGAAGAAGTCCGCTAAACTGGATTAGTGTGATTACCAAGGGATTATGTCGGTCTAATTACCGAGCGACTTTGTCGCATTTAAGGTAACAGTTAGTATTATCCACTTCAATAAATATGCAAATATTTCCTTTGAAGCATGAGTTAATTAGACGTTTTGTATATTATTGAATTAACCAGAATATTAAAGGTAGCCAATGTATACAATCAGTAAACTCGCCAAAGAGGCAAATGTTGGTGTAGAGACCGTTCGTTTCTATGAACGCAAAGGCTTACTTGAACAACCCATCAAACCGATACAGGGATACAGGCAATATACAGAACAAGCACTTTCAAGACTATTGTTCATAAAGCGTGCACAGTATTTAGGTTTTACATTGGCGGAAATATCATCATTATTAATATTAAGTGCTAGTAATTGTGAAGATGTTCAGCAACTCGCTGAGCAAAAGCTTGCAGTAATTGAAGATAAGTTAAGAGATTTGCTTAACCTTAAAGACAGCCTTGTCTCGCTCATTTCAGACTGTAAAACTAATCCAAGTGATAAAGATTGCCCAATCATTCAGTCACTTCAACCGTAAAATGACTCATCACTTGACTCCGTACCCATATACGGAGTTTATGCTGTGCTTAAAAGAACAGTGTAATAAACGTAAATATGGCAAAAAGTAGTCAACTATCAATCTTAGGCGGGCTTGCCGCAGCAATCGGTGCAAGTGCCTGCTGTGCCGGGCCTCTTGTTTTACTTTTATTGGGTATAAGTGGTTCATGGATTAGTCATTTAACACTCTTAGACCCTTATCGTCCTATTTT
It contains:
- a CDS encoding DUF5677 domain-containing protein, with product MDIEELVSGYVDYLVDSFDEVWTKVKIPADKLEALSAIGGLLSRQITLSIELAQAPSTWNGHSAPLFLRSMTDLYITLAWMMDDLEERPHKYIMHGLGEAKLLIEHYKLLLEKEEYQEDKEDLQQMIEFREHWINSQRNEFFVEVDVGTWSNLNCRKMAQEADCEDLYNFAYTPFSQVAHSMWPHVSVYNMTRCKNPLHKHHLIPALLDVPLDPDYLYRSCKYVDKTYRLFEKHFEVSIKLMPLDWWNNYWESIPIEEDVK
- a CDS encoding MerR family transcriptional regulator yields the protein MYTISKLAKEANVGVETVRFYERKGLLEQPIKPIQGYRQYTEQALSRLLFIKRAQYLGFTLAEISSLLILSASNCEDVQQLAEQKLAVIEDKLRDLLNLKDSLVSLISDCKTNPSDKDCPIIQSLQP
- a CDS encoding IS3 family transposase (programmed frameshift), with the translated sequence MKSNSRRTQRDYSLAFKLAVVDQVEKGEFTYRQAQDHYGIQGCSTVLVWLRKHGRLDWTDGTPKFLTRGHVVDKPKAELTPEQRIKALEKELADTKMKADFFEAVVNVLESDYGVSVVKKRKRKFIQEKVIGGVSVAKACRYLKISRQAYYQYCARSLKREALEGQVIQFVRQERMMQPRIGTRKLQYLLALEKMDIGRDHLFNLLREKRLLVPTKRAYHKTTNSHHRFRRHPNLIKAGFKAEKPNQLWVADITYLPTRSGESYVSLITDAYSRKIVGYQVDDNMRTQSVKQAFTRALKQKSTKEKLVHHSDRGIQYCSEEYQKLHRKHDVQCSMTDGYDCYQNALAERINGILKNEYLLHKPRDLEEARKMVAESIAIYNGRRPHQALKYKTPDEIHRAF
- a CDS encoding DUF3800 domain-containing protein, with translation MAKGKLIWHIACDESGIDGQVYYGFGSLWMKYQRRGDFVRIIRNLREKYRYTNEIKWQRAHQKNNIDFYKELADVFFKHAWLAFHCIVIRKGLVDKSFHDGDYDLAMRKHFTTLISSKIKAVKKAHPNQLSEFRVEVDPLPSRYNKADEAFHTIANNILKQELGGDALIQTVVTKDSKDSQQIQLADFLLGAVMSAFQGKVTSDRKRDMANHIASYLGWDSLKHDTWDYERKFNIWYFHDIRRDQREIHTKNVELRYPLPAKSLK